From a region of the Sesamum indicum cultivar Zhongzhi No. 13 linkage group LG3, S_indicum_v1.0, whole genome shotgun sequence genome:
- the LOC105159509 gene encoding beta-1,3-galactosyltransferase 7-like isoform X2 translates to MNEVYKTHEAIQSLDKSISMLQMELSASRNAQEQQKTDGSSTTSEADGVPPRKKAFMVIGINTAFSSRKRRDSVRETWMPQGEQLRKLEKEKGIVVRFMIGHSATSNSILDRALDSEEAQHQDFLRLEHVEGYHELSAKTKIFFATAIAKWDADFYVKVDDDVHVNLGTLAATLARHRSKPRVYIGCMKSGPVLSQKNVKYHEPEYWKFGEEGNKYFRHATGQIYAISKDLATYISINQPILHKYANEDVSLGSWFIGLEVEHIDERNMCCGTPPDCEWKAQAGNVCIASFDWSCSGICKSVEKMKFVHDQCGEGEEALWNALL, encoded by the exons ATGAACGAGGTGTACAAAACCCATGAGGCAATCCA GTCATTGGACAAGTCAATTTCAATGCTCCAGATGGAATTGTCTGCGTCTAGGAATGCTCAGGAGCAGCAGAAAACTGATGGGTCGTCGACAACTTCTGAGGCAGATGGGGTTCCTCCAAGAAAGAAGGCATTCATGGTAATAGGTATAAATACTGCTTTCAGCAGTAGAAAGAGGCGTGATTCTGTCCGGGAGACCTGGATGCCTCAAG GTGAACAGCTTCGGAAATTGGAGAAAGAGAAGGGGATTGTAGTGAGATTTATGATTGGGCACAG TGCAACATCAAACAGCATATTGGATAGAGCTCTTGACTCAGAAGAAGCTCAACATCAAGACTTTCTCAGGCTG GAGCATGTTGAAGGATATCATGAACTGTCTGCAAAAACAAAGATTTTCTTTGCCACTGCCATTGCAAAGTGGGATGCTGATTTTTACGTCAAGGTTGATGACGATGTTCATGTTAATTTAG GTACATTAGCTGCAACTCTTGCCCGTCATCGATCAAAACCACGAGTCTACATTGGTTGTATGAAGTCTGGTCCAGTTCTTTCCCAAAA AAATGTGAAGTACCATGAACCAGAGTACTGGAAATTTGGAgaagaaggaaataaatatttccGGCATGCAACTGGACAGATTTATGCTATTTCAAAGGATTTAGCCACGTACATCTCCATTAACCA GCCCATACTGCACAAGTATGCCAATGAAGATGTGTCACTCGGTTCTTGGTTCATCGGTCTTGAGGTTGAACACATTGATGAGCGCAATATGTGTTGTGGTACTCCACCAG ACTGCGAATGGAAGGCACAAGCAGGGAATGTATGCATCGCCTCGTTTGACTGGAGCTGCAGTGGAATCTGCAAATCAGtagaaaagatgaaatttgTACATGACCAGTGTGGTGAAGGAGAAGAGGCTCTTTGGAATGCCTTATTGTAA
- the LOC105159509 gene encoding beta-1,3-galactosyltransferase 7-like isoform X1, whose translation MVFTNKYWGPLESNNQLITQQRRDQELQIVSEDCSTRKKKAGDRDNDVMNEVYKTHEAIQSLDKSISMLQMELSASRNAQEQQKTDGSSTTSEADGVPPRKKAFMVIGINTAFSSRKRRDSVRETWMPQGEQLRKLEKEKGIVVRFMIGHSATSNSILDRALDSEEAQHQDFLRLEHVEGYHELSAKTKIFFATAIAKWDADFYVKVDDDVHVNLGTLAATLARHRSKPRVYIGCMKSGPVLSQKNVKYHEPEYWKFGEEGNKYFRHATGQIYAISKDLATYISINQPILHKYANEDVSLGSWFIGLEVEHIDERNMCCGTPPDCEWKAQAGNVCIASFDWSCSGICKSVEKMKFVHDQCGEGEEALWNALL comes from the exons GGAAAAAG AAAGCAGGAGATCGGGACAATGATGTAATGAACGAGGTGTACAAAACCCATGAGGCAATCCA GTCATTGGACAAGTCAATTTCAATGCTCCAGATGGAATTGTCTGCGTCTAGGAATGCTCAGGAGCAGCAGAAAACTGATGGGTCGTCGACAACTTCTGAGGCAGATGGGGTTCCTCCAAGAAAGAAGGCATTCATGGTAATAGGTATAAATACTGCTTTCAGCAGTAGAAAGAGGCGTGATTCTGTCCGGGAGACCTGGATGCCTCAAG GTGAACAGCTTCGGAAATTGGAGAAAGAGAAGGGGATTGTAGTGAGATTTATGATTGGGCACAG TGCAACATCAAACAGCATATTGGATAGAGCTCTTGACTCAGAAGAAGCTCAACATCAAGACTTTCTCAGGCTG GAGCATGTTGAAGGATATCATGAACTGTCTGCAAAAACAAAGATTTTCTTTGCCACTGCCATTGCAAAGTGGGATGCTGATTTTTACGTCAAGGTTGATGACGATGTTCATGTTAATTTAG GTACATTAGCTGCAACTCTTGCCCGTCATCGATCAAAACCACGAGTCTACATTGGTTGTATGAAGTCTGGTCCAGTTCTTTCCCAAAA AAATGTGAAGTACCATGAACCAGAGTACTGGAAATTTGGAgaagaaggaaataaatatttccGGCATGCAACTGGACAGATTTATGCTATTTCAAAGGATTTAGCCACGTACATCTCCATTAACCA GCCCATACTGCACAAGTATGCCAATGAAGATGTGTCACTCGGTTCTTGGTTCATCGGTCTTGAGGTTGAACACATTGATGAGCGCAATATGTGTTGTGGTACTCCACCAG ACTGCGAATGGAAGGCACAAGCAGGGAATGTATGCATCGCCTCGTTTGACTGGAGCTGCAGTGGAATCTGCAAATCAGtagaaaagatgaaatttgTACATGACCAGTGTGGTGAAGGAGAAGAGGCTCTTTGGAATGCCTTATTGTAA